The DNA window CTGTATGCCATTTTtgggattttattttttttttaggtgggAGGGTGCATAAGAGGGCCAATAATTCATACGGAGGGGCCAATCATATTAGCCAATAATATATTTTGAATCGATGAGCgacaggggagggggctctctgggggccaatcagctttctcCTGGGGCCAGTTGCCCCTAGGGCCCCGCTTCTCTAAATGCCCCTGCTGGACGCTCAGGGAACCCAGATTATGTCGTGGCGGCGGGGGCCAAACCCGCTGCTCCGCTGGAGGCTTTGCACGCTCCAGGGTGCCAGGCGGCTGAATTTTCGGCAGATTCCTCATTCCTACGGGCCCTGGGGGCGACAGTGGGCGCCGGACGAAGCAGAGGCTCGTTAAGAATCCAAACCAGCGCCTGAGACTGACGTATCCAGGGCTGTGCTCCTTCATATCTGGCTGTCTGCCAGCTATTGGGGTCTCAGTCCATAACCACCTGCCTGGACCCTTTCTCTGTCCGTCAGCTCGAGGTGTAAATCTTAGAAAGACACAGGGAGCGAGTGGAGGCAGCTTTTCTTCTACtggttttcatttatttattttttttactactcTTTATAGCGGCCTGTGGAGGTGGCTGCTGGATGCAGTGTGTGAGATtgaccagcagggcggcgccccGACTGACAAGTTACAGATGACATGTGTTTTGTATGATTGACGCGTCCACATATTTGGCGCTCGTCCAGGCCTCGCGTGCCCCCGCGGCAGCGTAGCTCGGCCTGCCGGCAGCTGTGGCGGGGGCCAGTTCCATCACTCAGCGAGTTGCGTCAGCTGCCCGCGGTTGAGCCTCGCAGCTCAGGcccggcctggggggggggttgttttcgGAGGAGGTTAGCATTGGTTATGAAAGCGAGTGTCTGTTTAGGCACCGTGTTGGATATCTCCTCAAGTTTAGGATGCTTGAACTTATTTATGAGCCTGGTTACGCAATGGGCCTGatttaaacaacaacaaaaggaataataatttaTTCTAAGCAGGCCATTAGTATCATGGATAATTGTTCCTCTCCTTGTCTAGACAGCCTGTCCACGGATAATCCAGACTGTACAACTTCATGGGCTATGCTGTATTGTAGGGCTGTAGTCTTTCCTTCTCACGGATCTCTAGATCTGtatgccccccacccacccaatcCTGGCCTCTGTCCTCCCCCCACGTCCGTGTCGAGCCAGGGAGTAACTACAGTGTCCTGTGAAAGACGCCGGTCCGGACGGCGACCCAACCAGGGACCGTTTCATACAAACTTTCTCCTTGAGTTGGGCTTTGAAGGCCTCCCTGATGCGTGTGACTTGTCCATCTTACCCCAGAGTTACGCCGGAGACTGATTATTGCAGCATCTCTGAAAGGGTTTCATTTTCAGTGTGGTTTCCTGTGTCGCTCAGGACCTTCGCTGTTTTGCGAGCCTGAGAGGGGCAGGGCTAACCACCCATGTCTGTACCGTTAGACATAATTAAGCAGTAGGTGCACAGTTGTAGATGACAGAGGGATCTGGGACCCCTGCGGACTGCTAGATGACTCGAGTGTCCGCAGCCGTTGCTCGGTGTGCTGGTGTTGTGCCGGAAGCCCCAGGATTGTGAAAGAACATCGATGGAGCCTCATTCCCGATGTACTGATGTTCTCCCTCGTCTTTGAGGAGGTTGTTATTAGTGTCATTAGTGGGTGTGAGGTTTGGCAAATTCTAACTTGATGTCGTGATGCTGTGTTGTTCAAAATGTAATTCAGAAGCCAGCATCTGCAGTACTTAAAGGGGACCAGTCATGCTCCTTTTCACTTTGGTGTCTACTAGAATAGATTtacatgcttcagtgttcgaaaaactgcatctctattcaccctgtGTTTGATATGCTCTGTCAGAgctttaagccccacccccgatgagcccagtgtgctctgattggtcagcttgccctaCACAGATAATGGGTCTTTttttagtagatgcttttgtccaaagcgtcATGCAAGTGGGTGTCAGAGCAGGGTGAGccggtccctggagcaattgagcttaagggccttgttcaggcACCTAGCGGTGATGTGATTGCTCTGCTTGGTTGTTTGAACTTGCGACATCCCGGACATGAGCACAGACCCCTGACCTGCTGAGCTGTGGCTAGACTGTATCTGTGGCTGCACCTACTTGCATTTTGTCCTGGAGTCTTAAGTATGAATTATGATGTCCATTTTCCTCAAGGTTCCAACTGCACCTCCCCTGATctgtaacccccctccccccctttccctGCAGCTCCTTGTTTGACACGCGGGAGAGCATGAGCCCCCTGTCATTCCAGCCACCAGCTCTGGCCTACGGGGCACAGTGAGTACCCCCGCCCTTCCCTGCTTAGAACCCCTCTCCATCTGGTTTGTCTTATTCGTGTAAGGTATTTGTACTTTCAAATGAAAGAACTGCAAAATatagtttgtttgttttttgatgATGATGTAAACAGGACATTAGACGGAATGAGAAATGTGTAAttccatgtaaaaaaaaaaaaattaaaaaaaatatcaagaAATCTACTAGAGTAGAAGATGGGTGCGGACCGGCCTTGTACCAAGCCTAAACCGATCCTCTGCCAGGGGGTGATAGTGGCTCCGAGTTCCCCCAGGCCGGTTGGGCCTGAGTTCGGGCCTGAGTTCGGGCCTGACGCTCAGCTTGGGATCAACTGCCGTGGTCTGTGTCTCAGAGCGGcaggcccccaccccccgcggGATGACCAAATATGGAGAGGGCCTTTCAAGTTGCTGCAGAGACACGCGGGAGCGTGAGACACTCTCTGGAAAACGGTGCTGTATAAACTAGGGCTCATACGAGCGTCTCCCCATCGCACGCAGGCGCACGTTAGTGCCCGTCCTGTTCCTGCGGCGTCTTTGATTTCCAAGGCTTTGCCGTTGGTTGCCACGGTAGCCCCTGGGGTGGTTTCGTCAGCTTCGCTGGCTGAtgttttcaccccccccccctccagctggACTTTCGAATTTGTTTTGATAAGGCAGAAAAAACAACCGAAAGCGATCAGGCGTTGATGTGCCCTCGCAGGGAGTCGGTTTCTCgcttttatttttctcttctggtattgatttttaattttatttttttccgtaCTGCGTGCCATTGATTTCCTAATCGCTCCCACGATCTATTGCATGGTGACTAATTTTATTGCAAATCCTCTGCTGGTTCCCTCTGTTTTTAATGCCTCGGATGAGTTCGTGAATCATCTTGGTCTCCAGCGGCCTTTTTGCACCCCAGAACAAAAGTCTGTCAAACTCCTCCTCTGAATcgaatcacccccccccccctactcaTTCCCCCAGGCCGCTGGGGTTGCCCCGAGCAGAGACTGTGCACGTTCACAACCCGAGCCAGGAGCTGCCTGTGACAGTGCTGTCCATGTTCACGCCCAGCAGGCATTTTCACACGCCCTCGTTCCACAGAAGGGTGagttgctggggggggcttttcTGTGGTCTGAGAACCAAGACAATGCCGCTGACTGTTGTACTTTTCCACACTCCCCAGTGTAGGTGTGCGCACGTGCAGGTCTGACCGTGCGTGTGCACATATTTACATTGACGCACGTGCTGATTTCTGGTTCTCAGCTTTGTTTGAATTGTGGGCTCGATGCCAGAAGGGGATGAGGTTTAGTCCCAGTGGGGCTGCCCAGTGACACTTTATCTGTTTCCTGCCTTCCAGGTGATTCCGCCACGGGGAAAGGCTTCCTTTAAGTTAATCTTCTTCCCAACGGAGGAGGGCAGTGTAGAAAGTACCTTATTTATAAACACCACTCTGCATGGTGTCCTCTCTTACCAGGTGAGTCAGCATCACCTTTGCTGGGCGGGGGAGTCAGTGTGGGTGGCACCTTtaaacaggaaatgacatcactaGGGATGTATAATCTATAGGCTGCTTTCTTGTCATAGCCAGTCCTGCCCCTTACAGGCCGTGGAGGGTTAAGACGTTTCGATTCATGGATTGGGTGGTACTGACCGTCTGGTTGGTCTTCCAGGTGTCTGGGGTTGGAGTTCATCACGGCTCCTCAAACGTTGCCCAGAACAGGGACGGAACGCTAGTTTTCCCGCACATACAGAGCATTAAACTGACACAAACTCAGGTAACCCGTCACGCCCGCTACGTCTTTTCCGCCGCCGGCCTCCGAGTCCGGGTCCGTGGCGTGACAGCCAGCGGCAGCTGGGCCCCCCGCCTCTCACCCTGCGGGGGAAATCATGGGCGGCATCATGAGAGGCTCCCCTCGTgctgcagtgcatgctgggggCCCGGGCCTGCCTGGCGGCTCGACCGGAAGCATGTGACGTTTTAcaatgaccttttttttaaattcagtttatCGTGGAGCAGATCTAGACGTAGGAAATTAGTTTATATTTAGATGCTGGATTTGTTGTTATTGCGTCACCGCTGTGTTTCCCCCTGTTTTGAACTCAGAGTACTCAGAGAACGACGTGGCCGCCGACAGAATGTTCTGGTGCTGACCCAGCCTCGCAATATTGTTAGCCGGTCATCTTAAACGCTAGTGTGCGTTAGCGTTCACTGTGTATGGATTTCAACGCCGCCTCCTGGTTCTCTTTGCAGGGCGATGCATCAAATGTCACGATCCTGGGGCTGCTGATGGAGTCGACACTGCCTAAGAACTACGTCGGCCATCCCCAGGTAACCCAGGGAGCGGTGACCCAAAAACAAAGCAGGTTTTCGGAGTCCTCTGCCCGTACGCGGATGTCATTCTGCTCCTTGGAGCAGCGTCAGTTTCATTTCTCATGCTTGACGGCCTTTTCATGGGTCCGACCGCCGCATGAATGTTTGTCCCTGATGCGAATCACCCATAATCCTTTGCTGCATGTTTGCGCACAGGGAGCTGGTCAGCTGCCTGTTCTAAACATGCAAATCGGAAAAGTGGCTTGTCGGGAGGGCTTAGCATGGGGGACAGGATGTGGAGCTCCGTGGCTccggccccctgcccccctgccccctggtCCATTTTCCTACGCTTGACGGGACTGCCTTCCTGTGATTTCCCAGGGGTCTTGCTTCCAAGCGGAGCAGAAGCTGGTGGCTCAGATCAGCCTgtcagagagaggagagaaacacacagacctggagaagctgaagcCTTACGTCATCGAGAACATCCTGGTCCTTTTCGTCGTGCCGCCGGCAGCGAACTCTCTGCGTAAGCCAGCCGCGGAATCGGAAAAGGCTAAAATTAGATCACGGCGCGTCAGACGTTGAGAATGAGCTGGAAAGCCAGGACTGTTACATACAGATGTTTTTGTGAAGTTATGATTCATAACCGTTCCTGGGGTTTTAGGACTGACTGACGATAGGGTAGCGGTCCTGCACACGCagaaatctgtgtgtgtgtgtgtgtgtgggggggggtggggtgtcgTGTCTTCTCATGGCATTTATTAGTGTGTCGCTTATCTCCCGAGTCGTGCCATAGAGGTGTGAGGGATGCCGGCTCTGATGGCCGCCCGTGGGACCCTGAGGATTGGCAGGCAATGGTTACCGGGGGGTGGCGaatcgccccccctcccccccacctttTTGGTGTCTGCCAGCAGCCAGGGTAGTTAGTGGAGATTAGCCGAGCGGGGGGGCATAGAACAATGGGAAAGATTCCCTCACTGGGCCATCGACTAAGGGCCTTCCCACCTGACTTTCCCTGCGGTGGGCATGGacgccccccctcctccaaagGCTTCAAAGGAGGAAGCAGCTTAAATGCAGTTCCTTTTGCTTCATTCATGTGTGAAGTGAGTACACTTAGTATTGAGACAGGGCCACCTATGAGTGTAGCACTGCAGCTAAATTTGGGAgggtgcattttttttgtttacatttttccaAAGAGACTTAGGGTAGAGGGAGGGGTTATATGGTATATGCAGGCTTCCTGGGATTGGAATCCATGACCTCACCCagcttgttgttgttgtggttgttgtAATTTTTTTCGTTACTATTGTCATTCGTATGCTTTTCTTTCCTCTGTACAGGAGTGCCAAagataaatatatacatgttaAATTCTGGAGTCAAAAAATTATTTGTGAAGGTAAGGAGCACCgggtgtttgtgggtgtgtgtgtatttgggtgtgtgtgtgtgggtattggtggattaggtttatattacattgtggggaccaaatatccccccacaacgtgatgataacctgttattttgacattgtggggactatttttcaggtccccacaatgatctgtgaatgcaatcaaaaaagtataaatattttgtttggttacttatggttaaggttagggttgggtagtggttaaggtcatcatgttgggattacagttttccccatagaaatgaatggagagtccccacaaagatataattgcaaACTGGTGTGGGTGGATAtttgggtgcgtgtgtgtgcatgtgtgggtttGGGTGCTTGAGTGTATTTGGGTGTCTGTGcatgtgcgcatgtgtgtatatttgggtgtgggtgtgtgggtgtgtgtttgcgtgtgtgtatatatttgggtgggtgtttgtgtgtatttgggtgtgtgtgtgtgtgtatatttgggtgggtgggtgtgtgtatttgggtgggtgtgtgtattGACCTCCCCGTCACCATGACACCTTCACTCCTGCTGTCTCCAGGAGATCCAGCTCTTCTCCAAAGTCGACAGCACTGCTGAGTTCAAGCAGGTCCTGCTGCGGGCCTCCAGCACCAACTTCACCCAGGTGGCTTCGTTAGTCTGCAAAGGTGAGCGCCGCTCACGCCGTCCGTCCCGCTCACGCCGTCCCGCTCGGGCCCAGGCCCGGCCCTCGCCCCCCCTGCTTCCCCAGGCCCTAatcgcctgcctgcctgtctgcttcctccattCAGGGCCCTTTCCTGCACACGGGAAAAAGTGTTTCAGGCAAATCAGTTTGCAGCTCTTGCGAAACCACACAGTGAAGTCCCATCCAGCCTTTGGGATCCACAGCAGGTGCGCAGAAGCATTTCCTCTTTGTATCACAGATGTGTGTTATACTGCCCTACACAGGTGAAACCCCGTAACTGAATATTTTATACAAACTGAGTTATGACCAAAATCGGGTCTCTTGGGCTCTGTTTTATCTCATGAAAAAATATCTTGGTTATTTTGAATACGTACCCTATCGTTTACCTGCCTACTTCTCCTACGGGTGGACAGTCAAGGAAACTCTGAAGCCATTTTTCTTGGGTTCAGTGTCAGCGTAGTTGCACTGTTTTGCCTTTGTGGGGCAGTGTAGAGTTACAGATGTTCATATTAGTATATGCAAATCCCTTTAGTTTCAGCTCCTTACCTCCTGATGGAGTGACTGACTGATTTTTATGGTTTGTTTTTCCATTCATAGGGACCTGAGGGATGGGTCTCCTgtccagttccacatcagccagaCGGGCGAAGACCACGCCGACATCTGGCTGACCAGCCCCCTCGACTTCAGCTTCGAAGTGCGGAACGTGACGATGACGCCGGAGATGGATGGCCTCTTGGAGGTGGGATCTGCTGCTCCTCAATCTTAAATGCAGTTCGCCCATAACTGAGTGTTTGTGTAAATGGTGtgcgtgccctgcgatggatgtGTATTTTGGACATTTGATTTAATTGGTCTCAGTCAGACTGTCTAGGTCAGCCTAGAAGGGGTGACTGTGACCTGACGTAGTCTGTTTTCCGCTGCCCTTCAGGTGGTGAACTTCAGCGGGCCGCTCACCGTCCAGCCAGGCTGCTGGAGGCTGCTTTCGCTTCAGCTGGCTGGCCGGACGCTGCCTGTCAGTGTGGTCACCGCTGTGACACTAGACACCAGTCTGGGCGTCTCGCTGGAACTTCCCCTGCACTTTCACTTCCACTCCTCCCTTACCAAGGTGACCCCCCGCTACTTTGCCGTGTCTGCGTGACTTGCTGTCCCTGTTTGATTCCTCCCCCCCCTCCGCTGTCTAAATCTGCCCCTTCTGAGACGTAACCCTGCAGCCGTGGTATCCGTGGTAACGACTGTGCTCGCGGTAACCGTGGCGTCTTTTTCTCTCCAGCAGGGGGACGTCGTCTTTGAGGCCAGCGGGGAATGCGGGAGACCCTGCCGGCTCCGGCTGTCCGAATCCGGTGAGACCTGTTAGAGTGACGCCCCACTGATGCCTGTAAACCCAGTACGGAGGCTGCTGTGTGAATCGAGGAtatgggtcatgtgacctgcattGAAGTGTGAATTTTCATCTTACGGAGTGGTTTGGGGaaactcattaatattaatgagaAGTGCTAGCTGATTGGCCAGTGGCTGTCTTACATGGCTAATCCCTCCCTCCCGCAGGTCGTGCCCAATGGCAGCGCTCCTTCCTGGACTCCGCCTCCTcctggcagacagacagcatcctggcCTCGGAGCTCTGCGCCCGCTGGCGGAGCCACAAGAAGAGGCTCACGTGCAGGTGAGAGACGCGTGgagcggctgggggggggtgcactcgggagggggggggcagagggatAGGCAGAGTGGCACAGACCTGGCTGACTGACTCTTTTTGTTTCGTTTCTGTATCTGAAGCTGGCCGCGACTCCCAGTGGAAACCAGTTCCCCTCTAGACTTTGGCGCCAGTCCAGTGAATGAGAGCAAGGTAGGCGGTAACCATCCGGATGTGGATTTGTGACCCGAAATCTAATTCGCTGTTTGAGCGGCAAATCAGCCTTGAAGGCTTCGTTCAGTCGCTGTCTCTGAGTTAATTTGTTCAGTAGTTTGTAAATTCATGGCTTTGGGAAAGTGACTCATTGTAAAAAGTGACTGTAGCTGTTTGAGGCATGTTAAATTGGTATGTGAAAGTGTTATGTGACAGACTaggcgatgatgatgatgatgatgatgatgatgatgatgatgatgatgatgatgtgacCCAGGTAAAGTTCTTCACCCTGAAGAACCCCTCATCCCACCCTGTGTCCGTGGAGCTGAGGCCCTTGGCCTCATACTCGGCTCCACTGGGGGCCCTGGACCTGCTGACCAAGTGGTTCAACATCAGCCCGCTGTCAGTCAACGTCACAGCCACGGAGTTCACCTTACTGAAGGGGAGTGGTCAGGTGAGGTctctcctctgcccccccctcccttactGCTCCGCCCTCCATTGTCCCAAGACGGCATCATCACCGTGAGGCGCTTGTGTTGACGCTTGCGCCTCCTCTCCAACCCCTCCTACTGCAGGAGGAGTGGCGGACAGCAGACGGGGCTCTGCGACTCCTCCTCCAGCCCCTGGAGAGCAGGGAGGTGGGCGTGTCTTTCACCCCCGCCGAGCACAAGTCTGTGACCTCGCTCATCCTCATCAGGTACCTGCTCTGACCCCCACCCACGCAACGGTTCCATGTTGGATCATTTGGATTCGGGTTCCAATAATTAATGTGTTTACAATTTGTTTGCATATCGTTGTGCCAACATTGGGTGATGGGTGGCTGTTTCTCTGCACGACAGAAACAACCTGACTGTGTTCGACGTGGTGATGGTAAGGGGTCAAGGCGCCAGGGAGCTGCTGCGCATCGGGGGCAAACTGCCCGGCCCCGGAGCCTCGCTGCGCTTCAACGTGCCCCAGTCCACGCTGATGGAGTGCAGAGATGGTGAGGGGTGCTGCTGGGGCCCCTGTGGCAGGGGCAGATTTTTCCAGCTTGTTTACCAGGCTTGCTGGAGGCTTTCATTTCGCTGTCAGCACTAGGCATGTAGGTGCCATTTTAAATACTGACTGGATGCAGTGTGGAATATCGGCTGAATGCAGTGCAGAATGTCAGGTGTACACTGGCTGGATGCAGTGTGGGATGCCGGGTGTACGCTGGCTGGATGCAGTGTGAGATGCCGGGTGTACGCTGGCTGGATGCAGTGTGGGATGCCGGGTGAATAGTGGGGTGGATGCAGTGTGGGATGCCGGGTGTACACTGGCTGGATGCAGTGTGGGATGCCGGGTGTACGCTGGCTGGATGCAGTGTGAGATGCCGGGTGTATGCTGGCTGGATGCAGTGTGAGATGCCGGGTGTACGCTGGCTGGATGCAGTGTGGGATGCCGGGTGAATAGTGGGGTGGATGCAGTGTGGAATGCCGGGTGAATAGTGGGGTGGATGCAGTGTGGAATGCCGGGTGAATAGTGGGGTGGATGCAGTGTGGAATAGCAAGTGTATACTTACTGGATGAAGTGTGGAATAGCAGGTGAATACTGGCTGGACACAGTGTGAAATGCTGGCTGAATGCTCTGAATACTGAGTAGATGCAGCATAAAATACTGAGCAGATTCTCAGAGAGCTCACTCTGTCATTGTGTGCCCCAACCCTCCCCCCAGGGCTGAGGAGCAATAAGCCTCTGTTCGCCATCCGGAAGAGCTTCAAGGTAGAGAATGCAGGGGAGCTGCCCCTGACCGTCGAGTCAATGAACATCAACGGCTATAAATGCCAGGGTTTCGGGTTCGAGATCCTGCAGTGCCGCTCTTTCCAGCTGGACTACAACTCCTCTTCAGAAATCAACATTGTGTACGTGCCCTCCTGCCCGGCTGCCCTCCTGCAGGAAGTGTGCTGTACGGCATAGTCTTGCCCTCCCAGGCCTTATTCTGACTCACCCCCTCCCTCCACTGCAGCTTCACTCCCGACTTCACATCCTCCTGGGTGATCCGGGACATGACCTTGGTGACGGCTCGTGGTTCCACCTTCCCCTTCACGCTCAACGTGACTCTGCCCCACCACATGCTGCCCCTGTGTGCACAGGTGGTGCCCGGACCCAGCTGGGAGGAGACTTTCTGGCTGGTCACCATCATCTTTACATGGTCAGTGTCACCTTCTCTCATTGCTCCGTGAAGGATGCCAGGGAAGCAGGGGGTGTTACAGTGAATCCCAGGCAAAGTACAATCAGAGTTGAACTGTAGTACTAAATAGAGCTTGTATGGATGTATGTGGAATTTTCTGTTCTGTCTTCTTGCCAGCAGGGGGAGTACTGGCTAAGGGCAATTTGCTTCTTTTAAAGTCAAAgaattatatatatgtgtgaaaaatgttctttttaatCTCATTGAATTTGCCTTGTTTTGCATgcaaatgcgtttttttttttttttttttttaactcattcATCTGTTGGTTTCAGCCTTTCACTAGGGGGCGTCTGTCTGATGGCGTTCCACCGAGCCCAGTACATCCTCAACGAGTTCTCGTCCCCTGGTCCCCGGAGCAATCACCACAACTCGGTTCTGTCCCGAGAAAATGGCGTGGTGAACGCAGTGAGCCCCCCCACAGCAAAGTAAGGCCTGCTTCAGATTCTGAGGTTTCCTATGATTTTCATGGCCAGTTAGTTCAGCCGCTGGTTGGTCATCAGATAGGTTGGAATTTTATTGatacctgtgggggggggggaatattaCCACCAGTAGTACTGAAGAAAAACAGCAAAGGAAAAGTTTGATTAGAATTAGTGAATGTTACACTTACAtagtgcttttcaagacacccaaagtgctttacagaatgaatggggagccacttcaacccccAGCACctctgtgtagcccccacctgggtTCTGTGCCGGTACACTCACCACATAGGAGCTAAAGTGG is part of the Paramormyrops kingsleyae isolate MSU_618 chromosome 25, PKINGS_0.4, whole genome shotgun sequence genome and encodes:
- the tmem131l gene encoding transmembrane protein 131-like isoform X1, which translates into the protein MAGPRDLRHGGRCHGKTWINVLFGLLQLLLPCIRQGEAQLQALAQMASVVEVWEAEEAELLLPSQGEEDQSTEGLPQEGSSLFDTRESMSPLSFQPPALAYGAQPLGLPRAETVHVHNPSQELPVTVLSMFTPSRHFHTPSFHRRVIPPRGKASFKLIFFPTEEGSVESTLFINTTLHGVLSYQVSGVGVHHGSSNVAQNRDGTLVFPHIQSIKLTQTQGDASNVTILGLLMESTLPKNYVGHPQGSCFQAEQKLVAQISLSERGEKHTDLEKLKPYVIENILVLFVVPPAANSLRVPKINIYMLNSGVKKLFVKEIQLFSKVDSTAEFKQVLLRASSTNFTQVASLVCKGPFPAHGKKCFRQISLQLLRNHTVKSHPAFGIHSRDLRDGSPVQFHISQTGEDHADIWLTSPLDFSFEVRNVTMTPEMDGLLEVVNFSGPLTVQPGCWRLLSLQLAGRTLPVSVVTAVTLDTSLGVSLELPLHFHFHSSLTKQGDVVFEASGECGRPCRLRLSESGRAQWQRSFLDSASSWQTDSILASELCARWRSHKKRLTCSWPRLPVETSSPLDFGASPVNESKVKFFTLKNPSSHPVSVELRPLASYSAPLGALDLLTKWFNISPLSVNVTATEFTLLKGSGQEEWRTADGALRLLLQPLESREVGVSFTPAEHKSVTSLILIRNNLTVFDVVMVRGQGARELLRIGGKLPGPGASLRFNVPQSTLMECRDGLRSNKPLFAIRKSFKVENAGELPLTVESMNINGYKCQGFGFEILQCRSFQLDYNSSSEINIVFTPDFTSSWVIRDMTLVTARGSTFPFTLNVTLPHHMLPLCAQVVPGPSWEETFWLVTIIFTCLSLGGVCLMAFHRAQYILNEFSSPGPRSNHHNSVLSRENGVVNAVSPPTANTVSPSLHWGIGIHTDHRMGSPCWPHQHLLQQDPSFPRNKYNKIKGSCKTFVDSCNTSDKGKGKGSLAVANTPVRSQASSKKGSGALSQPQRKHKASLYYGRYKVSSPASAATALVPSTEEEEERGPECGFQQDPETCCSLSNGADEAGAALPPAAEEKPACLEESRNHDANEEKEPTRVMFPMETHSGFAESVTAPPSPRPGPLACSPAERPPAPSEPTPERKEPRRRDVVEVEPREESHMLEVPQPEKAELVAMANGSCKGKKNAGKNRRKPSDAVAGIPEPIVVVLSEKSRDLEWRDNRTAGRARNHCANGKLDTLKSGPGSESLVKQLQNGARMTRSRRKGPQRRPQWESGSDSASSSGSVRASRGSWGSWSSTSSVEGERDTIGKHHCNAAAPPTRKRDNMQHMYYPERDCHQALNSGYKTTSMQSLHRRDPCQSPEPAPTPSFSPSFAAVAAAGVDRNADTACPYLRDEKWAAPSVPLTNEFRYNTTESLSVVPQASTSGSYSCFPWGFADNPCANPYPYCEQNSYMPGNAHLQNSFTCPESKSMAYNDHPSWTEDSGQDMPATWISPNCMASKPFFSGTRSLSPMSGLFGSIWTPQSEPYQSTFQPERSLPPSPESPFVREPVGSSRPKPFSNFNPFGPHMNLDIWNSSSNRSSNSQLSNDSGYCGDT
- the tmem131l gene encoding transmembrane protein 131-like isoform X3 codes for the protein MASVVEVWEAEEAELLLPSQGEEDQSTEGLPQEGSSLFDTRESMSPLSFQPPALAYGAQPLGLPRAETVHVHNPSQELPVTVLSMFTPSRHFHTPSFHRRVIPPRGKASFKLIFFPTEEGSVESTLFINTTLHGVLSYQVSGVGVHHGSSNVAQNRDGTLVFPHIQSIKLTQTQGDASNVTILGLLMESTLPKNYVGHPQGSCFQAEQKLVAQISLSERGEKHTDLEKLKPYVIENILVLFVVPPAANSLRVPKINIYMLNSGVKKLFVKEIQLFSKVDSTAEFKQVLLRASSTNFTQVASLVCKGPFPAHGKKCFRQISLQLLRNHTVKSHPAFGIHSRDLRDGSPVQFHISQTGEDHADIWLTSPLDFSFEVRNVTMTPEMDGLLEVVNFSGPLTVQPGCWRLLSLQLAGRTLPVSVVTAVTLDTSLGVSLELPLHFHFHSSLTKQGDVVFEASGECGRPCRLRLSESGRAQWQRSFLDSASSWQTDSILASELCARWRSHKKRLTCSWPRLPVETSSPLDFGASPVNESKVKFFTLKNPSSHPVSVELRPLASYSAPLGALDLLTKWFNISPLSVNVTATEFTLLKGSGQEEWRTADGALRLLLQPLESREVGVSFTPAEHKSVTSLILIRNNLTVFDVVMVRGQGARELLRIGGKLPGPGASLRFNVPQSTLMECRDGLRSNKPLFAIRKSFKVENAGELPLTVESMNINGYKCQGFGFEILQCRSFQLDYNSSSEINIVFTPDFTSSWVIRDMTLVTARGSTFPFTLNVTLPHHMLPLCAQVVPGPSWEETFWLVTIIFTCLSLGGVCLMAFHRAQYILNEFSSPGPRSNHHNSVLSRENGVVNAVSPPTANTVSPSLHWGIGIHTDHRMGSPCWPHQHLLQQDPSFPRNKYNKIKGSCKTFVDSCNTSDKGKGKGSLAVANTPVRSQASSKKGSGALSQPQRKHKASLYYGRYKVSSPASAATALVPSTEEEEERGPECGFQQDPETCCSLSNGADEAGAALPPAAEEKPACLEESRNHDANEEKEPTRVMFPMETHSGFAESVTAPPSPRPGPLACSPAERPPAPSEPTPERKEPRRRDVVEVEPREESHMLEVPQPEKAELVAMANGSCKGKKNAGKNRRKPSDAVAGIPEPIVVVLSEKSRDLEWRDNRTAGRARNHCANGKLDTLKSGPGSESLVKQLQNGARMTRSRRKGPQRRPQWESGSDSASSSGSVRASRGSWGSWSSTSSVEGERDTIGKHHCNAAAPPTRKRDNMQHMYYPERDCHQALNSGYKTTSMQSLHRRDPCQSPEPAPTPSFSPSFAAVAAAGVDRNADTACPYLRDEKWAAPSVPLTNEFRYNTTESLSVVPQASTSGSYSCFPWGFADNPCANPYPYCEQNSYMPGNAHLQNSFTCPESKSMAYNDHPSWTEDSGQDMPATWISPNCMASKPFFSGTRSLSPMSGLFGSIWTPQSEPYQSTFQPERSLPPSPESPFVREPVGSSRPKPFSNFNPFGPHMNLDIWNSSSNRSSNSQLSNDSGYCGDT